A genomic region of Halobacteriovorax sp. DA5 contains the following coding sequences:
- a CDS encoding transglycosylase SLT domain-containing protein, with product MQKFKKLLVLLIFTQLFVSASLASYIPEGYFVGHEDMIRNYQITQEYSKGDFEAYIMAQNPSASEKEATLITDRVIEVAELFGVDAKLFLALIRMESNFVRDAISPTGAVGLTQFTSIGAQEVSDQLGQRGPDYANLQNTLYLNNTLSDEIPEWTHLWLRERTWAEQKLLFLHDLDLSLVYGAILLKVYLAKNYQDDLMTNYYEALVDYNGEPGERKFWYARTILKFYDEI from the coding sequence ATGCAAAAATTTAAAAAATTATTAGTATTACTTATATTCACGCAATTGTTTGTATCAGCATCTCTTGCTTCCTATATTCCTGAGGGCTACTTCGTTGGTCATGAGGATATGATTAGGAATTATCAGATAACTCAGGAATATTCTAAGGGTGATTTTGAGGCGTATATCATGGCCCAAAATCCTAGTGCTTCTGAGAAAGAAGCCACTCTCATTACAGATCGAGTCATTGAGGTCGCAGAGCTATTTGGGGTTGATGCAAAGCTATTTCTGGCATTGATCCGTATGGAGTCTAATTTTGTACGAGATGCTATTTCTCCAACAGGAGCAGTAGGGTTAACACAGTTTACATCCATTGGAGCGCAAGAAGTTTCCGATCAACTTGGTCAAAGAGGCCCTGATTACGCAAATCTACAAAATACACTTTATTTAAATAATACTCTTTCTGACGAAATTCCTGAATGGACACACTTGTGGCTTCGAGAGAGAACATGGGCAGAGCAGAAGCTCCTATTTTTACATGATCTTGATCTATCCCTAGTTTATGGCGCTATCCTTTTAAAGGTTTATTTGGCCAAGAATTACCAAGATGATCTCATGACAAATTATTATGAGGCGTTGGTTGATTACAATGGTGAGCCTGGAGAGAGAAAATTTTGGTATGCCCGCACAATCTTAAAGTTTTACGATGAAATCTAA
- a CDS encoding macro domain-containing protein, with translation MKNIQVIKADITTLDVDAIVNAANSELKAGGGVDGAIHAACGQELADELKEVGGCPVGEARLTKAYNIPAEFIIHAVGPKWEGGGNGESDLLEKCYIYALSLALENECKSVAFPCISTGIFGYPKIEAAITATSAVKSFDAIEEFDDVIFCCFDDESYEIYKTIL, from the coding sequence ATGAAAAATATTCAAGTAATTAAAGCCGATATTACAACTTTAGATGTTGATGCCATTGTTAACGCAGCCAATAGTGAATTAAAAGCTGGTGGTGGAGTTGATGGTGCAATCCATGCAGCCTGTGGTCAGGAATTAGCTGATGAACTTAAGGAAGTGGGGGGTTGCCCTGTCGGAGAAGCAAGACTGACTAAGGCATATAATATCCCTGCTGAATTTATCATTCACGCCGTTGGCCCAAAATGGGAAGGTGGAGGAAATGGTGAATCTGATTTACTTGAGAAGTGCTATATCTACGCACTTTCACTTGCTCTAGAAAACGAATGTAAGTCTGTTGCCTTTCCATGTATCTCAACGGGAATCTTTGGCTATCCAAAAATTGAAGCTGCCATTACTGCAACTTCGGCCGTAAAAAGTTTTGATGCTATTGAAGAATTTGATGATGTAATCTTCTGCTGCTTCGACGATGAAAGCTACGAGATCTATAAAACAATTCTGTAG